The genome window TGTCAAATTTGACTTCGTTGGTGGAAACCAGTTCCACTTCTGCGAAGTAATCGGAACGCATGATGTTGATCATGAATGCAGCCAGGGCATTAAGGGTGAAACTGTAACCCTCAAGCCGGGCCGGTCTCACCACCTGCACGGTTGGAGCAGCGGTAGTGGTGTCATCGGCGGCCCTAGCGGGCAGTTCATCCTGAGAGAATTTGACCAACCAGACGAATTCCGGAACGTCCCTGGCCATCTCTTCAAGTATCTGCACCCACACGTTTCGATGACTATCGAGCCGCTCGACCGCGCTCATGCGTTGCGTGATTTTGGCCTTGACGGTTTCAAGGCCCTCGACCAGCTGAATGTCTTTTTGCAGCATGGCGGCACGTCGCTTGGCCCTGGCAATGTTGGTATCAAGCTCGGTTATCTGAGCTTTCTGGAGGAAGGTGATTGCGAAGAGCATACACACCACCCCCACAGCACCGCCGATAACGTAGAGACCGGCCTTGCCGAGGGAAAAGTCAAACGACCGCTTGCGATATTCCTTGGGAAGTAAGTTTATTTCTATCATAAGATCCTACCTTACCATCCTCATGGCCAAGCCGATCGGCACGGTCA of Candidatus Zixiibacteriota bacterium contains these proteins:
- a CDS encoding PilN domain-containing protein — its product is MIEINLLPKEYRKRSFDFSLGKAGLYVIGGAVGVVCMLFAITFLQKAQITELDTNIARAKRRAAMLQKDIQLVEGLETVKAKITQRMSAVERLDSHRNVWVQILEEMARDVPEFVWLVKFSQDELPARAADDTTTAAPTVQVVRPARLEGYSFTLNALAAFMINIMRSDYFAEVELVSTNEVKFDKYTAFNFVLSCDVHLLADEESRKSVAQADVAKKKKTTSHKSLN